Within Flagellimonas maritima, the genomic segment ATATTTAAAGGACAATCTTTCTTTGGAAGAATTGAATCATTTGAATCAATCCATCCGTAGGCAATTGTTGGAAGACGGTGAATTTTATTTAGTTCAGACCAAGTTAAACGGAGTTCACTACTTAAGGACCACCTTGATGAATCCTTTTACGACCATAGACCATCTAAAACTTCTTCTAGAAAAAATTAAAAAAGGTATTGCTGAACTACTATCAAAAAAAGATTAACCAATAGACTCCAAAATTTTCTCTTCGCTTTTCTTTCTGGAAAAATTAATGGCACATTCTATTAAAGCTAAATGTGAATAGGCTTGTGGAAAATTGCCCAGCAATCGTTTTGTTTTAAAATCAATATCCTCACTAAAAAGCCCCAGATGATTACTGTATCCAAGCAAGCGCTCAAAATGTGCCAATGCTTTCTCCTCCTCCCCTATTTTAAAGAGGCTATTGATAAACCAAAACGTACAAATGGTAAACGATGATGACGGCAGCCCAAAATCATCTTCGTTTTTATATCGATATAACAAACCGTCATTACTTAAGTTATCTTCTATCGCTTTGACAGTACTAACAAACTTTGGGTCTTTTGCATGAATAAAGCCATAAGATTCCATTAATAATACTGATGCATCAAGATATTCGGAACCATAAGATTGCACAAAAGCATTTATGTTACTGTTCCAGGCATTTTCGTGAATGTCCTCCTTCATTTCCTGTTCAAGAGCGGTCCATTTTTCAATTTTTCTAGTTTTTCCAAAAATCTTGGCAACCTTTATGGCCCTATCCATGGCAACCCAGCAAAGAACTTTTGAGAAGGTAAAATGCCTGTCCTCCCCTCTAAATTCCCAGATACCTTTGTCAGGTTCGCGCCAGTGTTTGCTTACTATCCAAACTATGCCCTTGGTGATGCTCCATAATTCTTCCCCATTTTCTATATCGTTACTGAATTTGGCCAGCTGCTCATAAATAACATCCATTAAAATGCCGTAAATATCATTCTGCTTCTGTTTATAAGCGGCATTTCCAATCCTTACGGGCTTAGAGCCTTTGTAACCATCTAAATGGTCCAGAGTTTTTTCGGTGAGGTTTTTTTCTTTGTTGATACCATACATGATCTGGAGTTTTTCATCCTTATCGGGCATTAAATCGATTATAAACTGCA encodes:
- a CDS encoding glycoside hydrolase family 15 protein, which produces MDNLDYGIIGNCRSAALISKNGSLDWCCLPQFDSTSIFAKLLDEKKGGSFEITAGPDYEIHQKYHNNTAILVTRYSDGENTFEVHDFMPRYYKLTGKYNAPPEIVRYIKYISGRPKLTVFYDPKLEYAQGQTTNHAKTNFIVSLTSKKKFDTLFLYTSFNKIEVLNGSEMTLKEDGFFLICYNEKILKPTTEKMSLELERTKTYWLDWADRTPTYRQFNKEIVRSAITLKMLTYDKTGAVLAAATTSLPETIGEVRNWDYRFCWIRDASMVIKVVSELGHKNSARRYLQFIIDLMPDKDEKLQIMYGINKEKNLTEKTLDHLDGYKGSKPVRIGNAAYKQKQNDIYGILMDVIYEQLAKFSNDIENGEELWSITKGIVWIVSKHWREPDKGIWEFRGEDRHFTFSKVLCWVAMDRAIKVAKIFGKTRKIEKWTALEQEMKEDIHENAWNSNINAFVQSYGSEYLDASVLLMESYGFIHAKDPKFVSTVKAIEDNLSNDGLLYRYKNEDDFGLPSSSFTICTFWFINSLFKIGEEEKALAHFERLLGYSNHLGLFSEDIDFKTKRLLGNFPQAYSHLALIECAINFSRKKSEEKILESIG